CGCCGCCGCGGTCGCCGCGACGGGGGTCGACTACATGTCGGTCGGCGCCCTCACCCACTCCGCGCCGATCCTCGACCTCGCACTCGACCTCCAGTAGCAGGCCTCCCACCGCGAGCCCGTCATTCCAGGCGGCCGCGACCCCGTCGCTCCGCCCGACCGCGACTCCGCCACCACGCCCGGCCGCGACTCCGTCGCTCCGCCCGGCCGCGGCTCCGTCGGTCTCCCGGCGGCAACTCCGCCACCACGCCCGGCCCGTGAGTCCGTCAGCTCCGGCGTCACTACGTCGCTTGCAGTTGACGGACTCGTGCTGGAACCGACGGACTCATCTCCCTGGGTCGGGCCGGGTCGGGCCGGGTCGGGCTGGGCCGGGTCGGGCCGGGCCGGTGGCGGGTGGGACGGGCGGTGCCGGGCGGCCCGGCTGGACCCGGGCTCGCCGGCCCGGTGCCGGGAGCCCGGCGTCGCTCATGCTGCAGCGCTCGGTAGGATTGGGGGCGTGACTCCCGCTGACTCCGCGCAGACCGCTGCGCCCACGCCCCAGGACCCCGCGGCCGCCCCGGCGGACGACACCCCCGAGCAGATCCGGGTGCGCAAGGAGAAGCGTGAGCGTCTCCTCGCGAGCGGCCAGGAGGCCTACCCGGTCGGCGTCCCCGTGACGCACTCGATCGCGTCGGTGCGCGAGAAGTACGGCGACCTCGAGGCGGGCGTCGAGACGGACGACGTCGTCGGCGTCGCGGGCCGCGTGGTGTTCCTGCGGAACACCGGCAAGCTCTGCTTCGTCACGCTGCAGGACGGCGCCGGCGTGCGCATCCAGGCGATGCTCTCCCTCGCCGCGGTCGGCGAGGAGCGCCTCGCGGCGTTCAAGTCCGACGTCGACCTGGGCGACCACCTCTTCGTGCACGGCCGCGTCGGTGCCTCGCGCCGCGGCGAGCTCTCGGTATTCGCGGACTCGTGGACGCTCGCGGCGAAGTCGCTGCGCCCGCTGCCCAACATGTACGAGCGTGAGGACGGCACGACCGCCGAGCTCTCCGAGGAGGCGCGCGTCCGCCAGCGCTACGTCGACCTCATCGCCCGCCCCGCCGCGCGCGACACGGTGCGGCTGCGTGCCGGCGTCGTGCGCTCGCTGCGCGAGAACTTCCACCGGCGCGACTTCCTCGAGATCGAGACGCCGATGCTGCAGACGATCCACGGTGGCGCCGCGGCTCGTCCGTTCGCGACACACATGAACGCGTTCGACATGGAGCTGTTCCTGCGTATCGCGCCCGAGCTGTTCCTCAAGCGCGCGGTCGTCGGCGGCGTCGAGAAGGTCTTCGAGATCAACCGCAACTTCCGCAACGAGGGCGCGGACTCGACGCACTCGCCCGAGTTCACGATGCTCGAGGCGTACGAGGCCTACGGCGACTACGACACGATGGCGGCGCTCACGAAGGACCTCGTGCAGACGGCCGCGATGGACGTCCTCGGCACGACCCTCGTCACGCTGCCTGACGGCGAGCAGTACGAGCTCGGCGGCGACTGGGCCGAGATCACGATGTACGAGTCGCTCTCCGAGAAGCTCGGCACCGAGATCACGCACGACACGCCAGACGCGGAGCTGCTCGCGCTCGTCGAGAAGTTCGACCTGAAGATCGACCCGAAGCGTCAGAACCACGGCAAGCTCGTCGAGGAGCTGTGGGAGTTCCACGTCGGCGACCACCTGTACGCGCCGACGTTCGTCCGCGACTTCCCGGTCGAGACGAGCCCGCTCACGCGCGACCACCGGTCCAAGAAGGGCCTCGTGGAGAAGTGGGACCTGTACGTCCGCGGCTTCGAGCTTGCGACCGCGTACTCGGAGCTCGTCGACCCGGTCATCCAGCGCCAGCGCTTCGAGGCGCAGGCGCTGCTCGCTGCGGCGGGCGACGACGAGGCGATGGTCCTCGACGAGGACTTCCTCGCCGCGATGGAGTTCGCGATGCCGCCGAGCGGCGGCATGGGCATGGGCCTCGACCGGCTGCTCATGGCGCTCACGGGCCTCGGCATCCGCGAGACGATCATGTTCCCGCTGGTGAAGCCGCTCGCCTGAGCCTTCCTGGAGCCGACGCCGCGGCGCACCCTCGCACGAGGGTGCGCCGCGGTCGTCTGTGCGGGTCGGGGGGCCGGGCGCCGCTGCGGCCGCGCCCGCAGCAGGGAGGGCGCCGTGCCGCCGCCG
This genomic window from Flavimobilis soli contains:
- the lysS gene encoding lysine--tRNA ligase, yielding MTPADSAQTAAPTPQDPAAAPADDTPEQIRVRKEKRERLLASGQEAYPVGVPVTHSIASVREKYGDLEAGVETDDVVGVAGRVVFLRNTGKLCFVTLQDGAGVRIQAMLSLAAVGEERLAAFKSDVDLGDHLFVHGRVGASRRGELSVFADSWTLAAKSLRPLPNMYEREDGTTAELSEEARVRQRYVDLIARPAARDTVRLRAGVVRSLRENFHRRDFLEIETPMLQTIHGGAAARPFATHMNAFDMELFLRIAPELFLKRAVVGGVEKVFEINRNFRNEGADSTHSPEFTMLEAYEAYGDYDTMAALTKDLVQTAAMDVLGTTLVTLPDGEQYELGGDWAEITMYESLSEKLGTEITHDTPDAELLALVEKFDLKIDPKRQNHGKLVEELWEFHVGDHLYAPTFVRDFPVETSPLTRDHRSKKGLVEKWDLYVRGFELATAYSELVDPVIQRQRFEAQALLAAAGDDEAMVLDEDFLAAMEFAMPPSGGMGMGLDRLLMALTGLGIRETIMFPLVKPLA